The nucleotide sequence CTGGCGGTCCTCTTCTACCTGCTGCTCGTCCTCGTCGTCCTGGAACCCGTGCGCCTGGCGGCGCACCTCCTCTGGGCCCGTAAAGAGCCTCATTCGGACGCTTCGCCGCGGCTGGATCGGCGTCTGTTCCTGGCTCGGGCCACGGCGGTGACCGCGGGTGCCGTCGCCTTCGGGACCACCGGGTTCGGGCTCGTCGAGGCCCGGCACGTCGAGGTCAAGCGGGTGCCGATGACGCTGACCAAGCTCGATCCGCGCTTCGACGGCTACCGGATCGCCGTGATCAGCGACGTCCACCTCTCGCACACGCTGCGCCGACCGTTCCTGCACGGCGTGGTCTCCCAAGTCAACGGACTGAACGCGGACGCCGTCGCGATCGTCGGCGACCTCGTCGACGGCACGGTGGAGGACCTCGGAGGCGACGCGGCCGAGCTGGCGAACCTGCGCTCGAAGCACGGCACGTACTTCGTCACCGGCAACCACGAGTACCGGTTCGACCTCTACGACTGGCTCGACTACCTCCCGACGCTCGGCGTGAAGCTGCTGCGTAACGAGCGGGTGGACCTGGGAGGCTTCGACCTGGCCGGCGTCAACGACGTCAGCGCGGAGGACTGGGACTGGAAGTGGCCAGGGCAGGCGGCCGATCTGAACGCGGCTCTCGACGGGCGGGACGTCGACCGGCCGGTGATACTGC is from Cryptosporangium phraense and encodes:
- a CDS encoding metallophosphoesterase; protein product: MRFLFLLVPLALVVGAHVWVWWRLFGAPFRSRRARILSAAGLVAVVACVPFGLRTGYGGPAFFEVLAWIGLLYLAVLFYLLLVLVVLEPVRLAAHLLWARKEPHSDASPRLDRRLFLARATAVTAGAVAFGTTGFGLVEARHVEVKRVPMTLTKLDPRFDGYRIAVISDVHLSHTLRRPFLHGVVSQVNGLNADAVAIVGDLVDGTVEDLGGDAAELANLRSKHGTYFVTGNHEYRFDLYDWLDYLPTLGVKLLRNERVDLGGFDLAGVNDVSAEDWDWKWPGQAADLNAALDGRDVDRPVILLAHQPAQWPDAVKFGVDLQLSGHTHGGQAWPFDYVVARDQPVIAGRARSGASQLYVTSGIGNATIPVRVGAQPEISLIELHSAV